The following coding sequences are from one Polyodon spathula isolate WHYD16114869_AA chromosome 7, ASM1765450v1, whole genome shotgun sequence window:
- the pcdh20 gene encoding protocadherin-20, producing MDYRKHFKMDWARILQNCIGVLLLAHLVSSESVSEVTFSVKEEEDAGVTIGNIQQHLFPLVSDGDTLTYKLLENNLYVTLDEMAGFLYTTKHKLDREILCPPDHLGDCVLQLNAIVMPDKYFKMIKVNIDIEDINDNAPYFLENNISLSISENTPVGTTIGIDHLALDRDTGINSLLTYQLENSDGFFSIALEGESLSVIIEKPLDRESLDVHQMKLIATDGGHPSLSGTAALNVQVEDANDNCPVFISSEPIMVTIPENAAADSIVAQVHATDADLGSNADIIYSYSPRVSAASRELFSLDPSSGIITFLGVVETETPPDHKLSVFANSPPCPPALAVVTVYLCKDTNQQPAIDISYIASLDNDDVVLKENVPVNTAIALLDVVDPHSIKGSLSIEGDVPFILKAHHGKYLLLTSKPLDFELDKQYSVFIVAQDSNQKSVFHKRLIRIRVNDVNDNAPRFSQTSVEASIEENNELDTPLIRLTAIDADSGQNGQVVYSLGPDAPPMFAINTSTGELTVSSVLDREQQDLYNFTVVAADQGTPSLETITTVLIRVLDQNDNRPLFITSEFTFFIPENFPRLGEVAVINLTDADTGPNGKVMVSILNSTIPFVMDNARGTLRCSSDIDRETADIHEIWIVAVDGGNPALSTTAKVTVFVLDINDNPPKVLLPKNNFSCLPIPASTAPGTTVAEIYAVDMDAGMNSVISYKIIGKEAPGPSPFKIDFLTGNITLQEKLLTNHYGMHHLFIQVSDGGLPKPLQSTIWINLFVNETLSPCFLNTVPEGFFQEQPLEMQNLCGSEFSEIQCSPLTFIVGLAMMTASLIFFAGGIYMFRKVKMSSLRNMNRPAHENAEIPLKLNQNYDSRDLVDVQ from the exons ATGGAttatagaaaacattttaaaatggactgGGCTAGAATACTTCAG AACTGCATTGGCGTGCTCCTGCTGGCCCACTTGGTCTCCAGTGAGTCAGTTTCTGAAGTTACATTCAGTGTCAAGGAGGAAGAAGATGCTGGCGTTACTATTGGGAACATTCAGCAGCATCTCTTCCCTCTGGTATCGGATGGAGACACGTTAACTTACAAGCTCTTGGAGAACAATCTATATGTCACCCTGGATGAGATGGCTGGGTTCCTGTACACAACCAAACACAAACTTGACAGAGAAATCCTGTGTCCGCCTGACCACTTGGGTGACTGTGTGCTGCAATTAAATGCTATTGTTATGcctgataaatattttaaaatgattaaagtcAACATAGACATAGAAGACATTAATGACAACGCACCCTACTTTCTGGAGAACAATATTTCCCTGTCAATATCCGAGAACACCCCAGTGGGAACAACAATTGGAATTGACCATTTGGCCCTTGATAGAGACACCGGGATTAACAGCCTGCTCACTTACCAACTTGAAAACAGCGATGGGTTTTTCAGTATAGCACTAGAGGGGGAGTCACTTTCTGTCATCATTGAGAAGCCTCTGGACCGGGAATCTCTGGATGTTCACCAAATGAAACTCATAGCTACTGACGGAGGGCATCCATCTTTATCTGGAACTGCTGCTTTGAATGTCCAGGTAGAAGATGCCAATGATAACTGTCCAGTGTTTATTTCATCAGAACCCATCATGGTCACTATTCCTGAAAATGCAGCCGCAGATAGCATAGTGGCACAGGTTCATGCAACTGATGCAGATCTCGGCTCTAAcgctgacattatttattcctaCAGCCCTCGAGTTTCTGCTGCATCCAGGGAATTGTTCAGTTTGGACCCATCTTCTGGCATTATCACTTTCTTGGGGGTTGTAGAGACAGAGACACCTCCTGACCACAAACTAAGTGTGTTCGCAAACAGTCCCCCCTGCCCCCCAGCACTAGCAGTTGTAACAGTTTATTTATGTAAGGATACAAATCAACAACCAGCGATAGACATCAGCTACATCGCAAGTCTGGATAATGATGATGTTGTGTTAAAGGAGAATGTACCTGTGAACACTGCAATCGCCCTTTTGGATGTAGTTGACCCACATTCTATTAAAGGTTCACTTAGCATCGAAGGAGATgtccctttcattttaaaagcacaccaTGGGAAGTATTTACTGCTGACATCAAAGCCACTCGACTTTGAACTTGATAAACAATACAGTGTTTTCATTGTTGCACAAGATTCCAACCAAAAGAGTGTTTTCCACAAAAGGTTAATCCGAATCCGAGTAAATGATGTGAATGATAATGCTCCAAGGTTTTCCCAAACATCGGTTGAAGCTTCCATTGAAGAGAACAATGAGCTAGATACTCCTTTGATCAGACTAACTGCAATAGATGCAGATAGTGGCCAAAACGGACAGGTGGTTTACAGCCTAGGCCCAGATGCACCACCCATGTTTGCAATTAACACATCAACAGGTGAGCTCACAGTGTCTTCAGTACTAGACCGGGAACAACAGGATCTTTACAATTTCACAGTGGTTGCTGCTGACCAGGGTACTCCATCCTTAGAAACAATAACCACCGTCCTGATCCGAGTACTTGACCAAAACGATAACAGACCACTGTTCATTACCAGCGAGTTTACCTTCTTTATTCCAGAGAACTTCCCCCGCCTCGGGGAGGTGGCAGTTATTAATTTGACGGATGCAGACACGGGGCCTAATGGTAAAGTGATGGTTTCCATCCTAAACAGCACTATACCATTTGTGATGGACAATGCTAGAGGGACACTGCGTTGCTCCTCTGatatagacagagagacagcAGACATACACGAAATTTGGATTGTGGCTGTAGATGGTGGGAATCCAGCCTTATCGACCACTGCCAAAGTGACCGTCTTTGTTTTAGATATCAACGACAACCCTCCCAAGGTCCTCCTGCCCAAGAACAACTTCTCCTGCCTGCCAATTCCTGCAAGCACTGCTCCGGGGACAACTGTTGCTGAGATTTATGCTGTTGATATGGATGCTGGGATGAATTCAGTTATCAGCTACAAGATCATTGGAAAAGAAGCTCCTGGACCCAGTCCCTTTAAGATTGATTTCTTGACCGGCAACATAACCCTTCAGGAAAAGCTTCTGACTAATCATTATGGCATGCACCACTTATTTATTCAAGTAAGCGATGGTGGATTACCCAAACCTCTACAATCGACCATTTGGATTAATCTTTTTGTGAATGAAACTTTAAGCCCTTGTTTTTTGAATACAGTGCCTGAAGGTTTTTTTCAAGAACAGCCTCTAGAAATGCAAAACTTATGCGGAAGTGAGTTTTCTGAAATCCAGTGCTCGCCATTAACGTTTATTGTTGGTCTGGCAATGATGACAGCTTCCCTTATATTTTTCGCAGGAGGCATATACATGTTTCGAAAAGTAAAAATGAGCAGCTTGAGGAATATGAATAGGCCTGCTCATGAGAATGCTGAAATCCCTTTAAAACTGAACCAAAACTATGACAGTAGAGACTTGGTTGATGTGCAATAA
- the LOC121318715 gene encoding regulator of cell cycle RGCC-like yields MASEKYTMVGNEFEDLLKEFDDVMEDFETPTPKRNYDQHLKQAKKDSATPTGDSAFNESVDSGNSSPGSSLSNSEENLTIAEVTTPSNAKLGDTSDLESYIENLDRVLAEM; encoded by the exons ATGGCGTCAGAAAAATATACAA TGGTAGGAAATGAATTTGAAGACCTACTGAAAGAATTCGACGATGTGATGGAGGACTTCGAAACTCCCACTCCAAAGAGAAATTACGATCAGCATTTGAAACAAGCGAAAAAAGATAGTGCCACCCCCACGGGAGACAGCGCATTTAACGAGTCAGTCGACA gtggTAATTCCTCCCCTGGTAGCAGTCTAAGCAACAGTGAAGAAAATCTGACTATAGCCGAAGTGACAACACCTTCAAATG CAAAACTTGGAGACACAAGTGACCTGGAGAGCTACATTGAAAACCTAGACAGAGTATTAGCTG AGATGTGA